TGTCGATAGCGGGCGAGATTTCTGGGCTATTGATCGTCTATAATTCTACCGACTAACTAATTATCTCTTCTTCTTTTCTAAAAAATTTGGAcaacgataactgccacacgtgtgggtgttaagAGGTCTGCCCACATGTTTTGTGTGGTGTGTAAAAGGATCAGCCCACACGCCTATGTATGGGCAAAACAATTAGCGCCAACATGTCTTTTTTTCCCTTGCGGTCCCTCTCACACGCCTACATGTGGGCAAAATGCATAACGCCCACACGACCCTTCTCAGCCACCTACCTCACGGTCCCGCACGCCCAGCGTGACAGTCACCACGCGTCCCCGCGGTTGCCATGGTTCGGACCCTCTTTAATGTcctgccatgtcgctgaactacagttgcaaactacagttgccatggttgctcaactgcagttgtcatctcaggtcaagtgccagatgccattttggacaactgcagttgttgccatgtattgtctggtttactatagttgccatgatttgaaaactttagaggttgccacctactaacactaagcagttgccatgtatgatctggtttactacagttgccatgatttaaaaactttaggagttgccacctactaacactaggcagttgctgtctagcgctacaaagagacatggcaaaacaacatgttcgggtaaaagaaagagttgccatctccttacaagcacactagggcagttgccgtgtacctCTGCAATACATATGGCAACTTACTtgttcgggtaaaaaaaaagaATTGCCAtatgcttacaagcacactagggcagttgccatgtacactacAAAACGCATGGCACCTGGCAGCTTgcgtgtgggagaggagacgggcgtgtgggcgagatgacaaataccacacaccagcccttgtgcgtgagtgaaaattggcgtgtgggcgaactgctaaacgcccacacccCGGCCCCTTCGTGTGGAAACGAACGTGTGGGCGACCGAATAAATGCCCACACATCAAcccagtcctacgtggcaccacaaacatgccaagattcgtgcacccACAAACGGACACGgatccatgcgtgtgggcgagatgcGAACGCCCACACATGTGGACGTTAGTGTTTCCATAAAATTTATCTCCACTTCTCTCTCCTTCACGTAAAAATCAAATATCCCGGTTGGCACCTCTTATAGACGGCTGATTGTACACCTTGTTCATGCCATTATATGGAACACATATTTGTTCGCCAACGCTTTACTTGAGATCTATTCTGCCTGCATATATGGGGTTCATGTGCGCGCTCCCTCccgttctctctccctctctctccgccCCATGTACACATACATCTTTTGCCAATCTCTTTTCCGGCTTTGCGACAAAGATCAAGTGGAATGTACCCATTTCTGATCTAGATCAGCTCGCTCTCAACGTGCCAAAAAGTTGGTGGATTTAATTTCATTTGGACCATGCTGCACAGTGGGAACACCAAAAGTACAGTGCATCGTGAACCAAAATGCGGTTTGTATTATGCTCATTTTGCGACATCTCAATACATCGATACCCTGGTAGATAAATACATAGATACATTATGCATACGTAACTAGTAACATACCTGTCTAAAAAATAAAAACTAATAACATACCCACATACATTCCTGTCCATCCAGCTGCCGGCCGGCGACCATGCCGCCGCCTGGAATATCTGCCATGGCCTAGAACAGCAACGTGGTGTCTCCATCATCACGTATGTCGCGCGGGGCGCGAGAGGTATACTCGGGATTGCATCACTGACCGCCCGACTATGAACCCCGGCACAACGGTGAACCCGACGACGCGGTTCCCGGCCAGAGCCAGTGCCATGCCGGCACCGTCTTCCCCGTCCATGTCACTTACGCTCTCCATATAGACCTCCGAGAACCGGTCACCAGCCCGTGCCTGGAAGATGGACGCGCCGTCGTCGCCGCGGTCGAACGCgaagaacaggcaatgcagtagccagACGCGGCGCGCCATCTCGGCGAACTCGGCAAACCACGCCGTCTCCGGGAACGCCGCCCCGGCGCTCACCAGGGCGCGCTGCACTGGCCTTCCGAAGAACGCCGTTTCCATCCGCTCGTGAACTACAGACAAGTACCTGTCCCGCAAGAACTTGCCGAGCGCGCTCCACCGTGAGCTCCCCGCGTCAAGGAGCGTGGAAGCCGGCACTGTCTTGAGCTCGGCGAACTCTTCGAAGAAGCGGCGCCGGTCGTACGAGCCCCGTTCCTGCAAATGGCTCAGGCCGAAGTCTCTCCGGTGGAAGTTTGTGAACATCTTCAGCGTGATGTAGGACTCGAGCGCGAACTTGGCGTCGCCGGCATGGCGCAACGGGATGCTCGGGTGCACCGCACCAGCGGCCGCAGCGGGATCCCAGCCGGCTAGCCGCATTTCGTCGAGCATTGACCTGGCGAAGGAGCGGACGGACTTGACGGCGAGGCGCAACGCGGTGAGGAAGTGAGTGGCGTTGAGGCCGGAGAAGTGGAGGTCGTCGAGCGTGGCGAGCGTGCGACCGGGGTGAACACGCTCCTCCAGTGCGCGCGCGGCGTGGAGCTCGTCGGCGAGCTCGCCCCTGGCGCGCTGCGCTTCGGCGTCCCGCGCGCGCAGCTCCGTCTCCAGCTTGCGCGCCGTGATCTCATAGGTCCGAATGAGGTGGCGCTTCTCGTTGGCGATTGCGGCGGGGCCCGCCTCCGCGTTCTTGGCGGCGCCGACCGGGTCCCTGACGTACTGCCTCCTGTGGTCCAAGAGCTTGCCGAGCTCCACGACCAACGCGGCGTCCGCCGACTGTATCGCCTCGGCGTCGTAGGGGTGCTGGGCGAGCTGCAGCTGAGCGTACGACGCCTTCACCGCGGAAACCCCGACGAAAAGGCTCGCGACAAACGCATGCGCGTCCGCCGCCGGCACCGGAGACTGGCGCGGCGCGCCCTTCTTCTTGGCGGCAGTCTTGAAGAACGCGTCGAGGGAGTAGGCGGCAGCCATGTTCccagagagcttgagctggctgagcGAGTTGATGGAGCTGTCGAGGGACTCGTCGTACACATCGCTGGCCGCAGAATACGCCACGCCCGACCCCGCCGGCGAGCGCTTGAGGCGGAGGAGCCTCGCAAGCCTCCGCGCGAGCCCCCCCGCCTTCTGCTGCGGCAGCTCGGCCGCCATTAGCGTCTCCATTGCCGCTGCTGGTACTGCCTTGCTCTCACACTCTCACGCCTCACTAGCTAGCTTCCTCCCGTTGTGTGGAGActggagagaagagaagagaacagAGGGAAAGGGAAATGAATGGGATTAGTTAGTACTCTGTTACTTGGATGCTGTCATGGGAGTGGTATGATGTATTCAGGGGCCTGGTACTGTGACAGAGTAGAATAATTAGTAAAGAAATTAGGGATGCTGTCATGCACCGTGCCCTGATTATTTAACTGGTCTGTCGGACTGTGGTACAGATGGGGACGTGTTTTCGGTGCACCCTGGCGTGATTTTGCTCGTAGTAGTTTACTACTCCCCTCTATTCACAAATACTCCTTAtataaggaacggagggagtacaagaagtACATTTGTGAACGGAGTATATTTTTTGGGTGGAGCGAGGACGGATGGTATGCTTTATTATCTCATTTTACGAGCATCGGATTCGGATTACCAGTTTGATCTATATTAGAAAAAGGAACGATTGGAACTCAGCCGTCGTTAGCGTGTTTTGTACCTAGGCTATTTTTTGCACTAAGACCTCCTCCAATGCCCAATTATATTAAATGCCTTAACAACTCAAGTCTCCAATGCAAAGATGCTAAGCTTTTCGGTGCTAATAAGCTTCGTGCATTTAATTAGTTGTAGACTCGTAATTATGCttccacctaggtacacgtgcttagcaccttTTTTCCTAGGTCATCATACTACTCTCTCCCTTCTTAACTAGCATGCCACATCAAACTTTGTGCTTAGTTGGCAACCTTAGCACATGtataaggtggagcattgggaggggcctaagGTTCCACCAGCGCCACCCTCGAAATCATTAGTCAAGAGTTATCAGTTATTACTTTCACCTTCTCTGGTGGTGACAAACAACGAATTGTACATGTGATATTTGTTGCAcctatgagttttgatggaatgGGAGGCATGGGTGGATTTTCTTACGAAATCTATAACTCCTAGCGTGCCGCATTTTCACATCTCGTCCCGAACGCGCTTTTGGCCATTGGATGACGAGCTCGGATATCAACGTCATGGTCAATGCCACGTCAGATGTACCAGGGTTCGTTCTAGTGATCATGTCGTCCGAACGTTTTCACCACGCATCACTCCACCCAACCACTCCACCCACATCACATCTCACTCCCCTCTGCATCTCACTCTCCACCTCCTCCAAGACTGTATGGATCGAGCGGCGCCCGGAGACGAGGCCAGGAGGTGTTGGATCCCGGCGACGAGGCGGGAGGCCGCCGGATCCAGGAATAGGGCGGCGCCCTGCGCTGCTGGTCCGGGACGAGTGGGGCGGCTCGAGGATGAACACCGACGGCCATCTGCTTTAATTCGTTGCAGCATCATGGATGAGGCCGTCTAGGATCCACCATGGGAGGCGGAGGTCGACGAGGGAGCCGCCGACGGCTCAGACTCAACCATCTGTGCTTTGCAAATGATCTTTTTTTTCCAGCGGTGGTGATCTGAATTCTATCCAAGAGCTTACTAGTATCATGACTCATTTTAACAGAGTGTCTGGGCTTTCAGTTAATGCCAAAAAAGTAAGATCTTCTTCAGTGgtatttccttttctttgaaacaaacTATTTTTGAGTGTGTCTTTAATGAAGGGATTTTACCACGCTGGTGCTGCTGCTGGTGGAGGAAGCCCCAACGCATGGGCCAAAAGCTCGCACACATCTCGATGAGGAGGGCTGGATGTTTGGCAGCCAtggtgtcggtgtgaaaaccggcagacctcggggtagggggtcccgagccgTGGATCTCGGATAGATGGTAACAGGAACAAGGAGAGAATGTTttgcctaggttcgggccctcttaatggaggtaaaaccgtacgtcttgctcttgtttatattgatatagatgtatcgagtacagagttgatctacctcgagatcgtaagatgtggtctaactctagggctaggtgaatgatattgtttttttcttgttttttacttcacagaatatcagtaccaaacggagtccaaacgcagcaaaactttttggagaatttttatggaccagaatgaacaacttgggccaaagaagtacccgaggggtgccccgaggggggcataacccacctgggcgcgcctggggggcccaggtgcgccctggtggattgtgcccacctcggtggcctcctgcaccgcctcttcgccctataaataccctattccaaaaaccctagggaagtcgacgaaacacaattccagccgccgcaagttccagaaccacgagatccaatctagacaccatcacggaggggttcatcatcctcattggtgcctctccgatgatgtgtgagtagttcattgtagacctacgggtccgtaggtagtagctagatgtcttcttctctctttttgattcccaatacaatggtctattggagatctatttgatgtaactctttttgcggtgtgtttattggcatccgatgaactttgactttatgatgagatctatatccatgaaagttatttgagttctttgatctcttttttgcatgattccttatagcctcgtatttctttttcgaatctttggtttagttaggccgactagatcgatttttcttgccatgggaagaggtgctttgtgatgggttcgattgtGCGGTGTTCTttaccagtgacagaaggggcagcaagacacgtatgtatcgttgctattaaggataacaagatggggtctattcctacatgaatatatcttgtctacatcatgtcatcgttcttattgcattactccgtttctccatgaacttaacacactagatgcatgctggatagcggtcgatgtgtggagtaatagtagtagatgctggcaggagtcggtctactaatcttggacgtgatgcctatataatgaacattgcctggatatcgtcataattatttgaggttttatcaattgcccaacagtaatttgtttacccaccatgtgctatttcttgagagaagccactagtgaaatctacgaccctcgggtctattcttcatcgtatttgctttccgatctattatttgccacttttattttcagatctattgttctaaaaatctaaaaataccttgctgcactttttatttgcatttttatttcttattttatcgagatctatttatccaatctacacaatttttatcccgtcaacttgacaatttcctaCGCGGTTACTcgtaagagggattgacaacccctcataagcgtcgggttgcaagtatttgttctttgtgtgcaggtaccgtttacatagtgttgcttggttctcctactggattgatgccttggtttcataactgagggaaatacctaccgaagttgtgctgcatcatcccttcctctttggggaaataccgacgtagttcaagcgacatcaagaggaatttatggcaccgttgccggggaggatcaagtcaagatagtctcccgttaACGTGCGAATTTCTGGCacagttgccggggagacatcGTCAACATTTATcagtttcctaatcacaaatctcatctccttgcaatttacattatttgccatttgactctccttttcatctccccacttcacaacaaattgtcgttttattcgccctctttttcattcaccATTTTCTTGtgagatctatcctttgcttgaacttgtcaccatgagtgattttggtatggcagaaacagatgatggcctaactcctaaaattggacgattgggcaatctggatgctaaaactgttgttttggggcaagggaatgttatgggaaaagaacatatccaagaatttttcaattgtgttagAAATTTGACTCTTGAagatgctcctatacttagaagaactaaatcttatgcggaagctatttcagcactagttttgAAACTTGAAAATAGATTTATCCGTACCCAttctaccttgcaaagattgttctatGAGCTACCCGTTATAAAGAACCCTCAAAGCTAAAAAGTTGGctacccttgttcttatgaatgaatttgattacataatacgggaagctagggaaattttTGATCTTTATGGTATGAACCACgaaaaacctgtgatagatgagatcctttataatagtgattatatgTTGAGACACTTGGTTGGAAATAATCAAATTTCCGATGAGAATCCTAAAAATTAAATCCccattttagatataatccaacaagtttccaATGATGTTAATCAaaactattcttggattgttgtcAGAAATCAAAGGGGATATGTTGATATGCAACTTGATCAtgctaaaatttctatgcttaATGTGTTTCAAGTTATTTTTGCAAAACCTCCTGTTAAAAACACATCTAcgaaaaataagaagaaagatgacaatacttagatctaggcattatgcctagctaggggcataaaacgataacgcttgttgggaggcaacccaatgaataaaatttattttttactttttctattcttgagtgtttgcacaattatgctactattatgattgtgttttttatgtttcaattagtttttataccaagtaaagccttcgggattatgtttggtgatagttgatttgatcttgttgaaaaacagaaacttttgcgtccagtaacaTAATTGTTTAGATTTACATAAGCGACaacaaattctgaattttttacacaagattgatatacaaatttcctacgttgtcctaatttttcagatttttttgtgttacagaagtattcgaagttttcagattgctacagactgttctgtttttgacagattctgttttcgttgcattgtgtgcctattttgatgaatctatgggttgtatcggggggtatgagccatagcaaagttggaatagagtagatataatgcaataataaaatatgaatgggtttgcaacagtacttagagtggtgatttgctttgttatactaacggacctcatgaaggttttgttaagttttgtgtgattgaaggtttcaagttttgggtgagatcacgatggatgaaggaataaggagtaagaagagcctatgcttggggatgcccatg
This DNA window, taken from Triticum aestivum cultivar Chinese Spring chromosome 1D, IWGSC CS RefSeq v2.1, whole genome shotgun sequence, encodes the following:
- the LOC123166923 gene encoding protein GRAVITROPIC IN THE LIGHT 1-like; translation: METLMAAELPQQKAGGLARRLARLLRLKRSPAGSGVAYSAASDVYDESLDSSINSLSQLKLSGNMAAAYSLDAFFKTAAKKKGAPRQSPVPAADAHAFVASLFVGVSAVKASYAQLQLAQHPYDAEAIQSADAALVVELGKLLDHRRQYVRDPVGAAKNAEAGPAAIANEKRHLIRTYEITARKLETELRARDAEAQRARGELADELHAARALEERVHPGRTLATLDDLHFSGLNATHFLTALRLAVKSVRSFARSMLDEMRLAGWDPAAAAGAVHPSIPLRHAGDAKFALESYITLKMFTNFHRRDFGLSHLQERGSYDRRRFFEEFAELKTVPASTLLDAGSSRWSALGKFLRDRYLSVVHERMETAFFGRPVQRALVSAGAAFPETAWFAEFAEMARRVWLLHCLFFAFDRGDDGASIFQARAGDRFSEVYMESVSDMDGEDGAGMALALAGNRVVGFTVVPGFIVGRSVMQSRVYLSRPARHT